The region GGTGGCTCCGATCATCTCGGGGGAGTTGGGTGTCTCGGTCGTCAGGGCCAGGAACGCCGCCTCGAGGCTGGCGGCCGACACCTCGAGGTCGGTGACGCCGAGCGGCTCGAGCGCGTGGCGCACCTGCGCCAGCCAGGCGGGATCGATGCCGTCGGTGCCGACGACCTCGGCGGGCGGCCGGAAGGTCAGCGTCCGCCCGCCGTAGGCCGCGCGGACGTCGGTGGTCGCGGCGTCGTGGACGATCCGGCCGCGGTTCATCAGGACGGTCCGCTCGGCGAACTCGTCGGCCTCGGCGAGGTAGTGGGTGGCGAAGACGATCGTGCGCCCGAGCGCGGCGTCGGCGCGCATCGCCTGCCAGAACTCCTGCCGTGCGCCGACGTCCATGCCGGTCGTCGGCTCGTCGAGGATCACCAGGTCGGGGTCGGGCAGCAGCGCGAGCGCGAACTTCAGCCGCTGCTGCTCACCGCCCGAGCACGCCTCGACCCGGCGGCCGGCCAGCTCGGTGAGCCGGGCCCGCTCGAGGACGACCTCGACGCGGTCGGTGCGGCCGTGCAGCGCGGCGATCGCGCGGACGGTCTCCTCGACGGTGAAGTCGTTGAGCAGCCCGCCGGTCTGCATCACCGCGGAGACCCGTCCGTTGCGGACCGCCTCCGCCGGGGTCATGCCGTAGACCTCGATCGTCCCGGCGTCGGGGTCGGTCAGGCCGAGCAGCATGTCGACCGTGGTCGTCTTGCCCGCACCGTTCGGGCCGAGGAAGGCCACGATCTCGCCGGGCCGGACGGTCAGGTCGACGCCGTCGACCGCGACGACCTGCGTCCCGTCGGTGGTCCGGAACTGCTTGCGCAGGCCGCTCGCGTGGATGGCTGGTGTGCTCATGGGCCTCATCCTGTCGCCGTACCGGCCTCCGGGCCTGACGGAGTTGTCACGACCTCCCCGTGACACCTGTCATCCGGTCGGCCCGCACCCCCTTGCTGCTCCACGACGGGGTATCGGGAAGACAGCACGTCCCCCACGCAGCTGCGTGGGGGACGTGCTGTCTTCCCGATACCCCGTGGTGGACCGTCAGCGCGGCGCCACCCGGGGAGGTGTCAGAAGGAGGCCTCGTCGAGGTCCATCAGGTCGAGGGTGATGCCCTCGGCGATGGCGCGCTCGGAGGCGATCTTCGGCAGGTTGGTCTGCGCGAAGAACTGCGCAGCGGCGACCTTGCCCTCGTAGAAGACCTTGTCCTTGGCCGACACGTCATCGCCGAGCTTGCCGAGCGCGACCTCGGCCTGGCGCAGGAGCAGCCAGGCGCAGACGACGTCACCGAGCACCATCAGCAGGCGCGAGGTGTTGAGGCCGACCTTGTAGATGTTGCGCTGCTCCTCGGCCGAGGACATCAGGTCGTTGATCATGTGGCCGACGATCGCGTTGGCGTCCTCGAGCGCGGTGGCGAGCAGCGCGCGCTCGTTCTTGAGGCGACCGTTGCCCGCCTCGGAGGCGATGAAGCCCTCGATCTGCTGGGCGAGGTGGCCGAGCGCCTTGCCCTGGTCCTTGACGATCTTGCGGAAGAAGAAGTCCTGGCCCTGGATCGCGGTCGTGCCCTCGTAGAGGGTGTCGATCTTGGCGTCGCGGACGTACTGCTCGAGCGGGTACTCCTGCAGGAACCCCGAGCCGCCGAAGGTCTGCAGCGACTCGGTGCCCAGCAGCACCCACGAGCGCTCGGAGCCGTAGCCCTTGACGATCGGGAGCAGGAGGTCGTTGACCGCGGCGGCCAGGCGGGTCTCCTCGGAGTCGAGGTTGCCCTCGTGCTCGGCGACGAGGACCTGGTCCTGCCAGGTGGCGGTGTAGAGCACGAGCGCGCGCATCGCCTCGGCGAACGACTTCTGCGTCATCAGCGAGCGGCGCACGTCGGGGTGGTGCGTGATGGCCACGCGCGGCGCGGTCTTGTCGGCGGCCTGCGTCAGGTCGGCGCCCTGGACGCGCTCCTTGGCGAACTCGAGCGCGTTGAGGTAGCCGGTCGAGAGCGTGGCGATGGCCTTGGTGCCGACCATCATGCGGGCGTTCTCGATGACCTGGAACATCTGGGCGATGCCGTCGTGGACCTCGCCGAGCAGCCAGCCCTTCGCGGGCTCGCCGCCACCGACGGAGGAGTCACCGAAGGTGAGCTCGCAGGTGTTGGACACCTTGATGCCCATCTTGTGCTCGACGTTGGTGACGTAGACGCCGTTGCGCTCGCCGGTGAGCTCGCCGGTCTCGTGGTCGAAGTGGACCTTCGGGACGATGAAGAGCGAGAGGCCCTTGGTGCCGGGGCCGCCGGCGCCCTCGACGCCGACCGGGCGGGCCAGCACGAGGTGGATGATGTTGTCGCACAGGTCGGACTCGGCCGAGGTGATGAAGCGCTTGACGCCCTCGATGTTCCACGAGCCGTCCTCGTTGGGCGTGGCCTTGGTGCGCCCGGCGCCCACGTCGGAGCCGGCGTCGGGCTCGGTGAGCACCATCGAGGTGTTCCAGCCGTGGTCGACGACGTGCTGGGCGATGCGCTTGTCGCGCTCGTTTCCGTTGCGGTGGATGACGCCCGCGAAGGCCGGGCCGGCGCCGTACATCCAGATCGGGGCGTTGGCGCCGAGCACCATCTCGCCGATGGCCCAGATGAGCGACGAGGGGGCCGGCGTGCCGCCGAGCTCCTCGCTGATCTGCAGGCGCCAGAACTCGGCGTCCTCCCAGGCCTTGTAGCTCTTCTTGAACGACTCCGGCAGGGGCGCGGTGTTGGTCGCCGGGTCGAAGACGGGCGGGTTGCGGTCGCTGTCGACGTACGACGCCGCGAGGTCCTCGCGGGCGAGGCGCTCGACCTCGGCCAGCACCTCGCGGGCAGTCTCGCCGTCGACCTCGCCGAACGGGCCGGTACCCAGGACGTCGTCGCGGCCGAGGACCTCGAAGAGGTTGAACTCGATGTCGCGGAGGTTGGACTTGTAGTGGCTCACGGCTTCCACCTGTTCGTGTCACGTAGCGGTGCGGTCTGGGGGCGGGTGCGCGGGTGGGCTACTCGCCGGTAACTAAAGGATGCCTCGCGATGGGCCGTCACGCAACACGAACGCCCGATGTCGCAGATCACAGCGCTGCGGGTCGCCGACGGGGCGGTTCGGATCCGTCGCGGCGCGAAGAACACTGTCCCTGCCGAGATATCTGACAAACTGGTCTTATGCGCGTCTCCGCCAAAGCCGACTACGCCCTGCGGGCCCTGATCGAGATCGCGGTGCGCACCGACGGGACCGCCGTCAGCGCCGAGCAGCTCGGCAAGGCCCAGCAGATCCCCCACGGCTTCCTCCAGGCCATCCTCGCCGACCTCCGCCGCGCCGACGTCGTGGTGTCGCAGCGCGGCCAGTCCGGTGGCTGGCGCTTCGCGCGCAAGCCCGAGACCGTGACCGTCGCCGACGTGATCCGCGCCGTCGACGGCCCGCTCGTGTCGGTCTACGGCCTGCGGCCGGAGGCGGTGGAGTACGACGACTCGGCGCAGGTGCTGCAGCACGTCTGGATCGCTGCCCGCCACTCGCTGCGCAGCGTGTTCGAGCAGGTCACCATCCAGGACCTCGCCGACGGCAAGCTCCCGCAGGGCATCGCCGCCCTGACGGCCGACGAGGACGCCTGGCAGCCCCACTGACCCTGGTCGGGTGGACTGTGCACCCGAGTCTCCCGCTTCGGCACCCAGATCTGGGCCGACAAGCGGGGTGGTCACCGGATATCCGGTGACTCCCGAGGCCTCCGAACCTACGCGGCGAGGCGCCGGTTGACCTGCTTGCGCCGCTTGGAGAGCTTGGCCAGCCGCTTGTCGAGGCGGGCCTCCTCCTCGATCAGCGCGATGCGCGCGACCTGGGCGGCGAGCTGCTCGTCGGTGAGGTGCGAGGGCAGCACGTGGGTGCGGTCGCCCCTGACCAGCTCGGTCCACGCCGCGGCCGGCTCGACCTCGAAGCCGCTGGTCACGACCAGGACGACCTTGAAGTCCGCGAGCCCGTCGAGCGCGAGGGCGGCCTGCTCGGGCGTGGCCCCGAAGAAGTCGGGGATGCTGACGAAGCAGTCGGACCTCGTCCTCCAGGCACGGCGGGCGACCTTCGCCCATGAGCCCTCGACCTGCTTGCGCTTGAGGCCGGCGGCCTTGTGCGCACGCCGGATCTCGATGCCAGCGTGCTCGAAGACCTCGGCCTCGAGCTCGGGGACGGCGATCCGGCCGAGGGCGAGCGCCTCGGTCATCTCCGAGACGTCGACCGGGTCGGGGCCGATGTGGAGCAGGAACAGTCGCTTGGCCATGGCGCCAGCCTCTCGCCGGTGGGCGACCCGGACGTGAACAGCCCCTGACCGGGTCCGGAACTCTTCGGTGGTGGATTCGTTGCGCCCTCGGTGTGACGTCGACGCGGCTGGGCGCGTCTCACTGGTGACGCCGACCCCGCCCACCCCGACCAGCCGCAAGGAGAGACGTGCCCCGCCCGACCGAGGAGTTCGAGGAGTTCGCCGTCGCGCGGACCCCCCAGCTCTTCCGTGCGGCGTGGCTGATGTGCGGCGACACCCACCGTGCCGAGGACCTGGTCCAGGAGACCCTGGCGAAGGTCTACGTCCGGTGGCACCGCCGCCTGGGCGCACCGATCGAGCACCCGGTGGCGTACGCCCACACGACGCTGGCGCGCACCTACCTCAGCGCCCAGCGTCGCCGCAGCACCCACGAGAGACCGACCGAGCACCTGCCCGAGACGGCGATGACGGATGGGGACGCCGCCACCCGACTCGCCCTCCGGGCGGCGCTCGACGAGCTCGCGCCGATGGACCGCGCGGTCCTGGTCCTGCGCTACCTCGAGGACGTGTCGGTGGCCGACACCGCGGACGCCCTCGGGGTGAGCCCCGGTGCCGTGCGCAACCGCACGCTGCGTGCGCTCGACCGACTCCGTGCGGTGCTGGGCCCGTCCCTCTCCGACCTGCTGGAAACCTGAAGGAGCAGCACAGATGTCCCAGCACGACACCGGCGTCACCGAGCTGTTGCGTCGCGCCAGCGACGACCTCGCCCCCGACGTCGACCGCCTCGTCAGCGGCGGCGTCTCCCGCGGCCGCTCACGCCAGCGCCGCGCCCGGATCGGTACGACGGTCGCCTCGCTCGCCGTGATCGGCGTCGTCGGCTGGCTGGCGGCCGTCGTACCCCTGCTCGGGGACCCCGACAGCGCCCGCGACCCCGAGATCGCCGACGGCGCCACGACGGCCGGCACGGAGGTCGCCGCCGACCCCGACCGGCCGCCACCCGCCGACGAGCTCCGCCCGCTGGTGTCGCCGGACGCGATGGCCTCCACGCTCCAGGAGCTCACCGGCGCCGCCACGGTGCGGCGCGTCGACGTGGACGAGTCCGGGAAGGACCTCCCACGCCTCTACTACGCCACCGTCGACGGGGCGCAGGTGTCGTTCCGGATCCGGTGGTACAACAACCCGCTCGTCGTCGAGGACGGCGGCGACCCCCTGGCCCCGAGCCACATCTGCCAGCCCGCTGCGGACCTCGACTGCACGACCCTCCCGGACGGGTCGCGACTGCTGCGCGAGGAGGCCCGTCCGAGCGGCGGCACCGGCGTCCCGGAGTCGTTCCTGGAGCGGTCGCTCACCCTGGCGACCAGCGACGGGTGGCAGATCGACGTGATCGCGCGCAACACCACGGACGAGAAGCAGGGCGACGTGGTGGCGGGGGAACCGGTGCTGACCATGGCCGAGATGGAGGCCCTGGCCCTGAGCGGCTCCTGGTTCGGCTAGGCCTCAGCCGGCGAGCATCCCCGCGCACGCCGTCGCGGCCGCGCTCGCGTCGCCACGGATGACGGCGTCGGCGAGCACGTCGAGCGAGTGACGCAGGTCCGGGGAGTCGGCCGGCGGGGGCGCCTTGTCGGCGAGCAGGTCGTCGAGGTCGACGAGCAGCGGCGAGTCGGCGAGGCGTCGTACGCACCGCCACGTGTGCTCGAAGCTGCGGGGACGCCCGTCGTCGGCCAGCATCGCCAGCCGCAGCGAGGCGTTGGGGTGCACGGCGGCGGCGCGCGCCAGGCCGGCGAGCATCGACTCGCGCGCGACCGCGACCTCCGCGTGCGGCTGGGTGTCGACCCGCTCCTGCAGGCGCGAGTCGGCCCCGCCGTCGACGTCGCGGACGAGGGCGCCGACGCCGTGCCGGACCTCGATCCGTCCGCGGGTCTCCAGCGAGGCCAGGGCACGGGAGAGGGTGGCGCGGCTGACGCCGAGGTCGGCCGCGAGCTGGCGTTCGGGCGGGAGCCGGTCGCCGCCGACGAGGCCCTGCGCCTCGATGAAGTCCGAGATGTGCGCGGCCAGGCTCTCGTAGAGGCGCTCGCGCCGCAGTGGTGGCAGGTTCCGCGAGGGCTGCTCAGGCATGGATCCACCCTAGTGGCACTGTGGCCCGGTTGCTAGGTGGCCTAGCCACTGGCATGATGCGCGTCACATGCTCGACGTGGCCCCGGTCACATCCTCGACTCGACTAGGTGGAACGTGTGTCCCACGAACTGATCTCCCTCGCGGTCCTCGTGATCGTCTTCCTCGTCGCCACCGTGCGCGGCGTCAACATGGGTGCGCTGGCGCTCGTGGCGTCGTTCATCGTGGGGCTCGCGGTCTACGACGCGACGACCGACGACGTGCTCGCCGGCTTCCCGAGCGGGCTGTTCGTGATCCTGGTCGGGGTGACGTACCTCTTCGCGCTCGCGAAGAACAACGGCACGGTCGACTGGATCGTGCACGGCTCGGTGCGCGCGGTCGGCGGTCGGGTGGCGCTCGTGCCGTGGGCGATGTTCCTGGTCTGTGCGATCGTCACCGCGATCGGCGCGGTCAGCCCGGCCGCCGTCGCGATCGTCGCGCCCGTCGCGATGGGCTTCGCCGTCCGCTACCAGATCCACCCGGTGATGATGGGGATGATGGTGGTGCAGGGCGCGACCGCCGGCAGCTTCTCCCCGATCGGCATCTTCGGCTCGATCACCAACGGCGTCGTCGAGGGCAACGACCTGCCGGGCAGCCAGACGTTCCTGTTCTTCTCGACGTTCCTCGCCGCCACGCTGATCGCCGTCGTCACCTACGTCGCCTTCGGTGGCCGGGCCCTCATCGCCCGCGGACGCGAGGACGTCCAGGTCGCGGCCATGGGCGCCGAGGCCGAGCAGGCGTCGTACGCCGCCACGCGCTCGGGCGGCAGCGGCGGCACCCCGCACTCCGCGGTCGAGGCGAAGCGCTCCGTCGCGGCGTCCTCCGACGTCGACGACCCGAGCAAGCTCAACGCCCAGCGCATCGTGACCCTCGTCGGCCTGGTGGCGCTGATGGTCGGCGCGCTCGGCTTCGACCTCGACGTCGGCTTCACCGCCCTCACCATCGCCGTCGCCCTCACCCTCGCCTTCCCGGCCTCGGCCAAGGGTGCGGTCGAGAAGATCAGCTGGGGCACGGTGCTCCTCATCGGTGGGATCGTGACCTACGTGACGCTCCTGCAGAACCAGGGCGTCGTCGACTGGCTCGGCGACGGCGTGGCCGACGTCGGCGCCCCGCTCGTCGCGGCCGTGCTGATCTGCCTCATCGGCGCCGTGGTCTCGGCCTTCGCCTCCACGACCGGCATCATCGGAGCGCTCATCCCGCTGGCGGTGCCGTTCCTGCTCACCGACCAGGTCAGCGCGGTCGGCCTCATCGCCGCTCTGGCCATCTCCAGCTCGGTGGTCGACTGCAGCCCGTTCTCCACCAACGGCGCTCTCGTGGTCGCCAACGCCGAGCCCGACCAGCGCGAGATGGTCTTCAAGCGGCTCATGCAGTGGGGCATGTCGATCGTCGTGGTGGCGCCGGTCGTGGCCTGGGCCGTGCTGGTCGTGCCGACCGTCTAGCGACTAGAGCCCGACGATCGTGCTTGCCAGGTCCGCGGCGTCCTGCACCTCGTTTGGGGGCCGCGGACCTGTCGCATCCACGACGTGCCCCGGGCGCGCGAGCCGAACCGCCGTGATGCCGGCCTCGAGCGCACCGCGTACGTCCCGCGCCGAGGCGGCGACGTGCACCAGCCGTTCGGGCGCGACGGCAGCCACCGCGGCGGTGTAGATGTCCGGGCTCGGCTTGAAGGCACCGAGGCGCTGGGAGCTCAGCACCAGGTCGGGGTCCACCAGGGCGTGGGCGCGGGTGAGCCGGGCGAGGTCGTCGTCGACGTTGGAGAGCAGCCCGACGGCCGACACCCGGTCGAGCGCGGCGACCCCGGCGACGCCCGCCTCGACGTCGGGCCACAGCGGCCAGTCGGGGATCGTCTCGTGCAGGCGGGCGAGGTCGCCGGGAGCGAGCTCGGCGCCGAGCCCGAGGTCGGCGTACGCCGCGACGAGCGCCGAGCGCGACACCTCGCGGAAGGTCCGCGGCGGGCGCGCGTCCTTCTGGAGGGCCTTGTTGTGCGCGTCCCAGGCGTCGTAGAGGTCCTCGCCGGACTGGCTCCAGCCGCGCTCGGCGGCGATCCCGGCGAACGTCCTCGACGCCCCGGTGCGGGTGTCGGTCAGGGCGCTGAAGAGGTCGAACGTGACGATCACGTGGGCTCGACCCGGACGGCGGTCAGCCAGGTCACGAGCGGCTTGAGGGCACGCCAGTCCTCGCGCACCCGGTCGACGAGGCCGGCGTCGATGGCGTCGGGCTCGAAGCCGTAGGGACGGCCGACGACGAGCTGCTTGCGACGGAGCAGGTGGATGCGAGGGTGGTCGGCGTCGTACCCGCGCGGTGACGTCTTGAGCTGGTCGCCCCCGACCTCGAATCCGTCCTTCTCGAGCTTCTTCAGGAGCCGGTCGAGGGCCCTGCCGGTCCCGTCGTCGGCCATCGCCTCGCGGATCGCGGAGAGGCGTCGCCCGTCGGCGTCGTAGAACCCCGCGCCGACGCGCGTGCCGCGCGGCGAGATCTCGAAGTACCACCCCGTGGCCGGACCCGCGCCGACGAACGCGCCCTGGTGCGTCTTGTAGGGCGTCTTGTCCTTCGCGAACCGGACGTCGCGGTAGGGGCGGAAGACCTTGGCCGTGCCGAACTCCGGCTCCAGCGCGGCCATCAGCGCCTTCGTCGGCGCGGCGACGCACTCCTGGTAGACGTGCTTGTGGGCCTCCCAGAAGGACTTCGTGTTGTCGACCTCGAGGTCGTCGTAGAAGTCCAGCGCCGCGACGGGGAATCCGGTGAAGCTCACCCCTCCCACGTTAGGCGACCGGCGCCCACACCTGCTCGTCGCCCTGCTCGCCGAACGACGACAGCGTGAGCACGCCGCCGGCGCAGGCGGGCTCGCCGAGGAACGCGTTCCCGGTGGAGGTGGACTCGTAGGCGACCTCGAGGGTGTGGTCGGGCGTCCAACGCATCAGCCGCGCTGGTTCGTCGCCCGTCTGCGGGTCGCGGACGAAGAAGAGGGAGTCGCCGCAGGGGGTGAGGCTGCCGGTCGTGCCGGGGCCGAGGTCGAAGAACGCGTCGTAGGCCGAGGCGTAGAAGTGGGCCTCCTCCTGCCGCCTGGGCTTCGGCACCTCGGACCAGGCGTAGCCGTCGTGGGCCGCGGCGACGTCCCACGCCCGGCACTCGGTCGGGCCCTCGACCGGCTGCGGCACCCCGCTGCCGTCGAGGAGGTTCGCGGTGCGGCAGGCCACGGGCCGGGCGTCGTCGAAGGTCATCATCGCGACGCCGAGGTCACTGGCGGTCAGCTGGGAGAAGCCGGTGTTCCCCGGCGCGCACCACCCGTCCTCGCCGTTGCTGTCGGCGAGCGCGTAGGTCGCCAGGCAGTACGCCCGCCCGTCGCCGTAGGTCGGGTAGTAGAGGTCGCCGCCGGTCATCGCCCACGAACCGCCGCTCGCCGCCGGCGGTGTGGCGACCGTGCCCCGCTCGCCGGTGGTGAGGTCGACCGTGACGACCTCGCTCGGGGCGGTCTCGGCCTTGTCCTGGCGCACGACGACCGCCCAGTCCTCGTCCATGAGGACCTCGGAGATGGTGCGGCCGCCACCGGCCTCGACCGTGACGTCCGGGTCGCCTCCCGTCAGCACGACGCTGCTGCCGCCGCCCGTGGTGGCCGCGGTCCACGCGGGCCCCTGGAGGTACGGCGTCCCGGCGGCGTTGCCGGTCTCGGTCCAGTCGAGCAGGGCCTCGGTCGGCTCCACGACGGTCGGGTCCTCGCGCGTCCCGCCGGTCGGTGCCTCGCCCGGGCTGCCGCTCGGGCTCCCGTCCTGGCTGCTCGGGCTCCCGCTCGGGCTTCCGCTCGGGCTTCCGCTCGGACTCCCGCCCGACGAGCAGGCGGACAGCGCGACCAGCAGCACCAGCAGCACCAGCGCGATCGTCGTACGCCTCACGTCAGACGCCCCCTCACACGCCCACGTTGCGCTGGAAGTGGTCGAGGTTCGCGCGGTAGGAGCGGTAGGCATTGCGCCACTGGACGCGTGAGATGGCCGGCTCGCTGGGGTCGAACTTCGACTGGTCCCACGGCTCGAAGTAGCCGATCTGGCGGTTGCCCCCGGGGTTCTGGTCGAAGCCGCGACCGACCTGGAAGTGTCCGCTCGCGTCGTCGTCGAGGTAGGGGTAGTACTGCTTGAGCAGGACCGGGTGGAGCACGACGGGCGCCCGGTAGTCGTGGATGTGGCGCATCATCAGGCGGTACCACTGGCGGAAGCTGAAGTCGCTGATGTCGAGCACCACGTAGGGTCCGGCGAACCTCTTCGCGTCGTAGTGGGTCTTGTTGTTGACCACGCGCACCATGTCGGTGATCGACGTGCCGGCGCTCGTGGTGCCGAGGCGGCGGGCCCAGTAGGACTGGGTCTTGCGGGTGCCCTGCGAGCTCCAGCCGATCGCCTGCATCGTCGC is a window of Nocardioides oleivorans DNA encoding:
- a CDS encoding ABC transporter ATP-binding protein, with the translated sequence MSTPAIHASGLRKQFRTTDGTQVVAVDGVDLTVRPGEIVAFLGPNGAGKTTTVDMLLGLTDPDAGTIEVYGMTPAEAVRNGRVSAVMQTGGLLNDFTVEETVRAIAALHGRTDRVEVVLERARLTELAGRRVEACSGGEQQRLKFALALLPDPDLVILDEPTTGMDVGARQEFWQAMRADAALGRTIVFATHYLAEADEFAERTVLMNRGRIVHDAATTDVRAAYGGRTLTFRPPAEVVGTDGIDPAWLAQVRHALEPLGVTDLEVSAASLEAAFLALTTETPNSPEMIGATR
- a CDS encoding acyl-CoA dehydrogenase, producing MSHYKSNLRDIEFNLFEVLGRDDVLGTGPFGEVDGETAREVLAEVERLAREDLAASYVDSDRNPPVFDPATNTAPLPESFKKSYKAWEDAEFWRLQISEELGGTPAPSSLIWAIGEMVLGANAPIWMYGAGPAFAGVIHRNGNERDKRIAQHVVDHGWNTSMVLTEPDAGSDVGAGRTKATPNEDGSWNIEGVKRFITSAESDLCDNIIHLVLARPVGVEGAGGPGTKGLSLFIVPKVHFDHETGELTGERNGVYVTNVEHKMGIKVSNTCELTFGDSSVGGGEPAKGWLLGEVHDGIAQMFQVIENARMMVGTKAIATLSTGYLNALEFAKERVQGADLTQAADKTAPRVAITHHPDVRRSLMTQKSFAEAMRALVLYTATWQDQVLVAEHEGNLDSEETRLAAAVNDLLLPIVKGYGSERSWVLLGTESLQTFGGSGFLQEYPLEQYVRDAKIDTLYEGTTAIQGQDFFFRKIVKDQGKALGHLAQQIEGFIASEAGNGRLKNERALLATALEDANAIVGHMINDLMSSAEEQRNIYKVGLNTSRLLMVLGDVVCAWLLLRQAEVALGKLGDDVSAKDKVFYEGKVAAAQFFAQTNLPKIASERAIAEGITLDLMDLDEASF
- a CDS encoding RrF2 family transcriptional regulator → MRVSAKADYALRALIEIAVRTDGTAVSAEQLGKAQQIPHGFLQAILADLRRADVVVSQRGQSGGWRFARKPETVTVADVIRAVDGPLVSVYGLRPEAVEYDDSAQVLQHVWIAARHSLRSVFEQVTIQDLADGKLPQGIAALTADEDAWQPH
- a CDS encoding SigE family RNA polymerase sigma factor; translated protein: MPRPTEEFEEFAVARTPQLFRAAWLMCGDTHRAEDLVQETLAKVYVRWHRRLGAPIEHPVAYAHTTLARTYLSAQRRRSTHERPTEHLPETAMTDGDAATRLALRAALDELAPMDRAVLVLRYLEDVSVADTADALGVSPGAVRNRTLRALDRLRAVLGPSLSDLLET
- a CDS encoding FadR/GntR family transcriptional regulator — encoded protein: MPEQPSRNLPPLRRERLYESLAAHISDFIEAQGLVGGDRLPPERQLAADLGVSRATLSRALASLETRGRIEVRHGVGALVRDVDGGADSRLQERVDTQPHAEVAVARESMLAGLARAAAVHPNASLRLAMLADDGRPRSFEHTWRCVRRLADSPLLVDLDDLLADKAPPPADSPDLRHSLDVLADAVIRGDASAAATACAGMLAG
- a CDS encoding SLC13 family permease; its protein translation is MSHELISLAVLVIVFLVATVRGVNMGALALVASFIVGLAVYDATTDDVLAGFPSGLFVILVGVTYLFALAKNNGTVDWIVHGSVRAVGGRVALVPWAMFLVCAIVTAIGAVSPAAVAIVAPVAMGFAVRYQIHPVMMGMMVVQGATAGSFSPIGIFGSITNGVVEGNDLPGSQTFLFFSTFLAATLIAVVTYVAFGGRALIARGREDVQVAAMGAEAEQASYAATRSGGSGGTPHSAVEAKRSVAASSDVDDPSKLNAQRIVTLVGLVALMVGALGFDLDVGFTALTIAVALTLAFPASAKGAVEKISWGTVLLIGGIVTYVTLLQNQGVVDWLGDGVADVGAPLVAAVLICLIGAVVSAFASTTGIIGALIPLAVPFLLTDQVSAVGLIAALAISSSVVDCSPFSTNGALVVANAEPDQREMVFKRLMQWGMSIVVVAPVVAWAVLVVPTV
- a CDS encoding HAD family hydrolase; this encodes MIVTFDLFSALTDTRTGASRTFAGIAAERGWSQSGEDLYDAWDAHNKALQKDARPPRTFREVSRSALVAAYADLGLGAELAPGDLARLHETIPDWPLWPDVEAGVAGVAALDRVSAVGLLSNVDDDLARLTRAHALVDPDLVLSSQRLGAFKPSPDIYTAAVAAVAPERLVHVAASARDVRGALEAGITAVRLARPGHVVDATGPRPPNEVQDAADLASTIVGL
- a CDS encoding DUF2461 domain-containing protein translates to MSFTGFPVAALDFYDDLEVDNTKSFWEAHKHVYQECVAAPTKALMAALEPEFGTAKVFRPYRDVRFAKDKTPYKTHQGAFVGAGPATGWYFEISPRGTRVGAGFYDADGRRLSAIREAMADDGTGRALDRLLKKLEKDGFEVGGDQLKTSPRGYDADHPRIHLLRRKQLVVGRPYGFEPDAIDAGLVDRVREDWRALKPLVTWLTAVRVEPT